One window from the genome of Candidatus Chlorohelix allophototropha encodes:
- the pdxT gene encoding pyridoxal 5'-phosphate synthase glutaminase subunit PdxT — protein sequence MKKNLKIGVLALQGAFIEHVKMLQGIGVEVREIRLPEDLVEVDGLIIPGGESTAIGKLMTRWNLIEPIKEMVSQGKPVWGTCAGMILLAKDIGGLDQPLLGLMDIKVKRNAFGSQLDSFETDLEIKGLGKPQFHAVFIRAPFIETVDESKGVEILATLPDNRAAGLDESNTAIVVARQGNLLATAFHPELTNDPRFHQLFLSMVE from the coding sequence GTGAAAAAAAACTTAAAAATAGGGGTTCTTGCCCTGCAAGGCGCATTTATAGAGCATGTTAAAATGTTGCAGGGCATAGGCGTCGAGGTTAGAGAAATTCGCCTACCCGAAGACCTAGTAGAAGTTGACGGCTTGATAATTCCGGGTGGTGAAAGCACCGCTATAGGCAAGCTTATGACCCGTTGGAATCTGATTGAGCCGATAAAAGAAATGGTGTCACAAGGCAAACCCGTATGGGGAACTTGCGCCGGAATGATTTTACTGGCAAAGGATATAGGCGGGCTTGACCAGCCTTTACTAGGTTTAATGGATATTAAGGTAAAGAGAAACGCTTTCGGTTCTCAGCTTGATAGCTTTGAAACTGATCTGGAGATAAAAGGGTTAGGAAAACCCCAATTTCATGCGGTTTTTATCCGTGCCCCCTTTATCGAAACTGTAGATGAGAGTAAAGGCGTAGAAATACTCGCCACGCTACCCGACAATAGGGCAGCAGGGCTTGATGAGAGTAACACAGCGATTGTGGTAGCGCGCCAGGGAAACTTGTTGGCAACTGCCTTCCATCCCGAACTAACCAACGACCCGCGATTCCACCAGCTTTTCCTCAGCATGGTGGAATAG
- a CDS encoding R3H domain-containing nucleic acid-binding protein translates to MIEKTYIVEKEALPHEKAITDDLELLLVALPPHIRRPLEEQKQRRDDLLEVIMDLGRKPEARYTNEEHFLSEHEVSEEDLHYVVSHIGNFGNDNRAGIERTLHRISCIRNRGGKVVGLTIRIGRAVYGTIKIVQDFIESGQSILLVGKPGVGKTTLLRETARVLADEARKRVVIVDTSNEIGGDGDIPHPAIGRSRRMQVARPDLQHSVMIEAVENHMPEVIVIDEIGTELEAQAARTIAERGVQLIGTAHGVSLENLMLNPTLSDLIGGIQSVTLGDEEARRRGTQKSVLERKAPPTFDVMVEIRDRYKVAVHLNVADTVDAILRGQQYTTQVRYRNEKGEIEIYEEESESETNQPERNTTLDFGMTNIFGYGSNLKHGAPERSSKPHRMPTQRGEPTLMQINVPSVNSRNGKPEIVPVGNAKPLRIFPHGINKNRLEQAIKDMGIPADLVREVEDADMVVTLKNNYRQKPLSIRQAESSGVPIHILKSNTLPHIKNHLAEIFGLSHSDEDDPRHKTDNSPVMLDPVKRAMLETEEAISHVMEQGTPIELPPQNAFIRRLQHQMAERYNLLSTSKGREPLRRVRIYPQ, encoded by the coding sequence ATGATAGAAAAAACTTATATTGTCGAAAAGGAAGCTTTACCCCATGAGAAAGCTATCACCGATGATCTTGAACTACTCTTAGTGGCGTTGCCCCCTCACATCCGGCGTCCCCTCGAAGAACAAAAACAACGCAGAGATGACTTGCTTGAAGTGATTATGGATTTGGGGCGCAAGCCCGAAGCCCGTTATACCAACGAAGAGCATTTTCTAAGCGAGCATGAAGTCAGCGAAGAGGATCTCCATTACGTTGTTTCCCACATCGGTAATTTTGGAAACGATAACCGGGCGGGAATCGAGCGTACTCTGCACCGCATTTCATGTATCCGTAATCGAGGCGGAAAAGTGGTGGGGCTTACTATCCGTATCGGTAGGGCGGTTTACGGCACTATTAAAATTGTGCAGGATTTTATAGAGTCGGGACAAAGCATCTTGCTGGTAGGTAAACCCGGTGTCGGTAAAACTACCTTGTTACGCGAAACTGCGCGTGTGCTGGCAGACGAAGCCCGTAAGCGAGTGGTTATTGTCGATACCAGCAATGAAATTGGTGGTGATGGAGATATTCCGCATCCTGCTATTGGGCGATCACGCCGTATGCAGGTCGCACGTCCTGATTTGCAACATAGCGTAATGATCGAAGCGGTAGAAAACCACATGCCGGAAGTAATCGTTATTGATGAAATCGGCACCGAACTGGAAGCGCAAGCAGCGCGTACTATTGCAGAACGCGGCGTGCAATTAATCGGCACTGCACATGGTGTATCACTTGAAAACCTAATGCTCAACCCTACGCTCTCCGATTTGATCGGTGGCATCCAGAGTGTAACTTTGGGCGATGAGGAAGCACGACGGCGCGGTACTCAAAAATCCGTGCTGGAACGTAAAGCCCCGCCCACTTTCGATGTGATGGTTGAAATCCGCGATAGGTATAAAGTAGCAGTTCATCTTAATGTTGCCGATACAGTGGACGCAATTCTGCGTGGTCAGCAATATACCACCCAAGTTCGATACCGCAACGAAAAAGGCGAAATCGAAATATACGAGGAAGAATCCGAAAGCGAAACGAACCAACCGGAGCGCAACACCACACTCGATTTCGGAATGACCAATATTTTCGGTTATGGCAGTAATTTGAAACATGGCGCACCAGAGCGGAGTAGCAAACCCCACCGGATGCCCACGCAAAGGGGGGAACCAACCCTGATGCAAATCAATGTGCCGTCTGTAAATTCACGCAACGGAAAACCCGAAATCGTGCCGGTTGGTAACGCCAAGCCGCTGCGTATTTTCCCTCATGGCATCAACAAAAATCGACTGGAACAGGCAATTAAAGATATGGGTATTCCAGCCGACCTAGTGCGGGAGGTGGAAGATGCAGACATGGTAGTTACCCTGAAAAATAATTACCGTCAAAAACCGCTTTCAATCAGGCAAGCAGAAAGCAGTGGCGTGCCTATCCATATTTTGAAAAGTAATACGCTGCCCCATATTAAAAACCATCTTGCGGAAATATTCGGGCTTAGCCATTCAGATGAGGATGATCCGCGCCACAAAACGGACAATAGCCCGGTAATGCTTGACCCTGTGAAACGTGCTATGCTTGAAACAGAAGAAGCAATTTCGCATGTTATGGAACAGGGTACGCCTATTGAACTACCGCCACAAAACGCTTTTATTCGTCGCTTGCAACACCAAATGGCAGAGCGTTACAATTTGCTTTCAACCAGCAAAGGACGTGAGCCACTCCGTCGGGTACGGATTTACCCGCAGTAA
- a CDS encoding cyclic-di-AMP receptor — MKMVIAVVQSKDAGTLVDKLVARRYRVTRITTSGGFLRESNATLLIGVEDELVNDVVSIIRATCQTRNRYISPLPPMTEPGGDIYVPNPIEVQVGGATIFVVNVDQYLRI, encoded by the coding sequence ATGAAAATGGTCATAGCTGTAGTTCAAAGTAAAGATGCTGGTACCTTAGTAGATAAGTTGGTTGCCCGCCGCTACCGAGTAACTCGCATTACTACCAGCGGCGGCTTCCTTCGAGAAAGCAACGCCACCTTGCTTATTGGTGTAGAAGATGAACTGGTAAATGATGTGGTTTCGATTATTCGCGCTACCTGCCAGACACGTAATCGCTACATCAGCCCACTACCACCGATGACCGAGCCGGGTGGCGATATATATGTGCCAAATCCAATTGAGGTTCAGGTAGGGGGCGCGACCATTTTCGTGGTAAACGTTGACCAATACCTACGAATATAA
- a CDS encoding zinc ribbon domain-containing protein: MPQDLINQVQSILNSVVAVLQIIATFLIAFLVIIWLTLCFWTFRDIQSRTRDIVAQIFATLLVVFFNIPGVLIYLLVRPKHTLEHEYEQKLQEEYMLQDLEEREICPTCRVKTQPDFMYCYSCRTRLRKDCPSCGQVIKLKWHNCPYCGMAQKPPSREETLNRMSLRPGAPQRPAAAATTALTREDVEDTSLANIPQTSGQRFKAPSLRAGYADDFEESANLPLDGNNHNDITRPDYSRYKPPTERDLREE, translated from the coding sequence ATGCCCCAGGATTTAATCAATCAGGTTCAAAGTATATTGAATAGTGTAGTGGCGGTTCTGCAAATTATCGCCACATTCCTGATTGCCTTTCTGGTGATAATCTGGCTTACCCTTTGTTTCTGGACTTTTCGCGATATACAATCACGTACCCGCGATATTGTAGCCCAGATTTTTGCTACCCTATTGGTAGTTTTTTTCAACATACCGGGAGTATTAATCTACTTGCTGGTGCGTCCTAAGCATACCCTTGAACATGAATACGAACAAAAACTGCAAGAAGAATATATGTTGCAGGATTTGGAAGAGCGGGAGATTTGCCCCACTTGCCGAGTTAAAACGCAGCCTGATTTCATGTACTGCTATAGTTGCCGCACCCGTCTGCGCAAAGATTGCCCCAGTTGCGGGCAGGTAATCAAACTGAAATGGCACAATTGCCCCTACTGCGGGATGGCGCAAAAACCGCCTAGCCGCGAAGAAACGCTCAATCGTATGAGTTTGCGTCCCGGTGCGCCACAGCGACCTGCTGCGGCAGCTACTACGGCGTTGACACGCGAGGATGTGGAGGATACTTCCCTTGCAAATATTCCGCAAACTTCCGGGCAACGATTCAAAGCCCCTTCCCTACGCGCCGGATATGCCGATGACTTTGAAGAGTCTGCTAACCTTCCGCTAGATGGTAATAATCACAATGATATTACCCGCCCGGATTATAGCCGCTACAAACCTCCCACCGAACGCGACCTCCGGGAAGAATAA
- a CDS encoding DUF167 domain-containing protein encodes MSASNIIQQDKEGVTLWVRVVPRSSRNGVSGIIEGAVKINLTAPPVDGAANEALQETLAKLCGLHKRDVTILSGHTARQKRVLLHGAKLEQIKKTLGLPD; translated from the coding sequence ATGTCCGCTTCAAATATAATCCAGCAAGATAAAGAGGGCGTAACCCTTTGGGTTAGAGTCGTGCCACGCAGTTCCAGAAACGGCGTTAGTGGAATAATCGAAGGGGCTGTAAAAATAAACCTGACTGCCCCCCCGGTTGATGGCGCTGCTAATGAGGCGTTACAGGAAACGCTTGCCAAGCTGTGTGGGCTGCATAAAAGGGATGTAACTATTTTGAGTGGACATACAGCCCGACAAAAACGGGTATTACTCCACGGCGCAAAGTTGGAGCAAATCAAAAAAACTTTGGGCTTACCGGACTAA
- a CDS encoding dolichyl-phosphate beta-glucosyltransferase — protein MPDKDALVEIVIPVYNEEAILEKSVTTLRDYLSQHFPYRWRITIANNASKDRTLEIARHLEATYPDVHVCHLDQKGRGRALRTAWSQSDADVVSYMDVDLSTNLQSFLPLVAPIITGHSDMAIGSRLAKGARVTRQWKREIISRIYNLILKLFFWNNFTDAQCGFKAGRTTIVKNLLNQIENQEWFFDSEMLLLAEEKGMRIYEVPVDWIEDLDTRVNISKTATEDLKGCVRVWKQRRERRMHEKKFAKV, from the coding sequence ATGCCGGATAAAGACGCGCTGGTAGAAATAGTAATACCGGTCTATAACGAAGAAGCGATTCTTGAAAAGAGCGTAACCACCTTGCGCGATTATCTAAGCCAGCATTTCCCATATCGCTGGAGAATAACCATCGCCAACAACGCCAGTAAAGACCGCACCCTTGAAATTGCACGTCACCTTGAAGCGACCTACCCTGATGTGCATGTGTGCCACCTTGACCAGAAAGGACGTGGTCGGGCGTTACGCACCGCATGGAGTCAGAGCGATGCCGATGTGGTCAGCTATATGGATGTAGATTTAAGCACCAACCTGCAAAGCTTCTTGCCCTTGGTAGCGCCGATAATTACCGGGCATAGTGATATGGCAATCGGCAGCCGTCTAGCAAAAGGCGCGCGCGTTACCCGGCAGTGGAAACGTGAAATCATCTCTCGTATCTATAACCTCATCTTGAAGCTCTTCTTCTGGAATAACTTTACCGATGCTCAGTGTGGCTTCAAAGCCGGACGCACCACCATTGTAAAAAATTTGCTGAATCAGATTGAAAACCAAGAGTGGTTTTTCGACTCTGAAATGCTTTTGCTGGCAGAAGAAAAAGGGATGCGCATCTACGAAGTACCAGTAGATTGGATCGAGGATTTAGACACTAGAGTGAATATTTCAAAAACCGCCACCGAAGACCTCAAAGGCTGCGTGCGGGTGTGGAAGCAGCGGAGGGAACGCCGCATGCATGAGAAAAAATTTGCCAAAGTTTAA
- the tsaD gene encoding tRNA (adenosine(37)-N6)-threonylcarbamoyltransferase complex transferase subunit TsaD, which produces MNILALETSCDETSAAIVRDGRHILANVIASQIDIHQKYGGVVPEVASRQHILYITPVLKETLETANLSWAEIDAVAVTNGPGLAGALLVGVNVGKAIAFARQKPLIGVNHLESHIYSNWLIPPQTGDKAHPAPQFPLICLVVSGGHTEIVLISGHGHYKLLGKTQDDAAGEAFDKVARLLGLGYPGGPLVEQAAQSGDPTRFPFTRSWLRGTYDFSFSGLKTAVLRKVEEYRPAPPKPAPFSGGNQQDKPIKQTPLALNGDLPVADIAASFQQAAVETLATKTVAAAEAHGAKAIIIAGGVAANKALRAALSEQAAHLAKPISISFPPPILCTDNGAMVAAAAYFKFRYAKEAIAELSLDIRPQWELT; this is translated from the coding sequence ATGAACATTCTTGCTCTCGAAACAAGTTGTGATGAAACCAGCGCCGCTATCGTGCGTGACGGGCGGCATATACTGGCAAACGTAATTGCCTCTCAGATTGATATACACCAGAAATATGGCGGAGTAGTGCCAGAGGTTGCCTCTCGTCAGCATATTCTGTATATCACCCCCGTTCTGAAAGAAACGCTGGAAACTGCCAACTTAAGTTGGGCTGAAATTGACGCGGTAGCAGTTACCAACGGACCCGGACTGGCAGGCGCGCTGTTGGTTGGAGTAAACGTTGGCAAGGCAATTGCTTTTGCGCGCCAGAAACCGCTAATTGGGGTAAATCATCTGGAATCCCACATCTATTCCAACTGGCTAATTCCACCACAAACGGGCGATAAAGCGCACCCTGCCCCTCAGTTCCCACTGATATGCTTGGTAGTATCGGGCGGACATACTGAAATTGTACTGATTAGCGGGCATGGACACTACAAATTACTCGGCAAAACGCAGGATGATGCCGCAGGAGAAGCCTTTGACAAAGTAGCCCGCTTGCTTGGCTTGGGCTATCCCGGCGGACCACTGGTAGAACAAGCGGCGCAATCGGGCGACCCAACCCGCTTTCCTTTTACTCGTAGTTGGTTACGCGGTACTTACGACTTCAGTTTTAGCGGCTTGAAAACAGCCGTATTGCGAAAAGTCGAAGAATACCGACCCGCGCCTCCCAAACCTGCCCCTTTCTCTGGAGGAAACCAACAAGATAAACCTATCAAGCAAACCCCACTGGCTTTGAACGGTGATTTACCAGTCGCCGATATTGCTGCCAGTTTTCAGCAAGCCGCAGTAGAAACACTGGCAACCAAAACTGTAGCCGCTGCCGAAGCGCATGGGGCAAAAGCGATAATAATTGCCGGTGGAGTAGCCGCAAACAAGGCGTTGCGAGCAGCGCTTTCCGAGCAAGCTGCCCATCTCGCCAAACCTATATCTATCAGTTTCCCCCCTCCCATTTTGTGCACCGATAACGGAGCAATGGTTGCCGCCGCCGCCTATTTCAAGTTCAGATATGCCAAAGAGGCAATTGCCGAGTTGAGTTTGGATATTCGCCCTCAGTGGGAACTCACCTAG
- a CDS encoding ATP-binding protein, with amino-acid sequence MQFLIEQTAVEEMNRSNLTPDCYARANNYPHHFWKNGEKNLVVRALYSAISEAKVKGDMESLAHLMLHEKQVREWAAEMERRKQGLPISDELKDYPHYVGTSENNQEEENEPAPEEPAYFPTIPNNLEDLGLNRGFVSEMLLRCIYFNGRITGNKMAARLRIPFYGIIRELLEEMRMQELLDIGGMIGSGDGGYEFVLTPKGVQRASELLEKTAYAGAMPVPLEEAIKAIKLQTIKNVVVTHKNIRKAFADLIIHDYVLTQIGPAVNSCSSVFLFGAAGNGKTSIAERITRLMGGDIYVPHAIESDGQIIKLYDPINHVAVDDPTLDKNLPYDARWVRIKRPVVVVGGELTLASLDLIYNENAKVYEAPFQMKANGGIFLIDDFGRQQCRPMDLLNRWIVPLEKRYDYLTLVTGKKMEMPFDQLIAFSSNLDPMDIADEAFLRRIKYKINIGDPDEKQYRQIWQLVCKSKKIPYDEKAIDYLIERYYLPHNRPFRMCQPRDLVDQIVSLAKYNMEPPRLTPDLVDSAAATYFVDTKGRNMVTMAGEGHSQIRKVS; translated from the coding sequence ATGCAGTTCTTAATTGAGCAAACCGCCGTAGAAGAAATGAATCGGTCAAACCTTACCCCCGATTGCTATGCGCGGGCTAACAACTACCCACATCATTTCTGGAAAAACGGTGAGAAAAACCTTGTTGTAAGAGCGCTCTATTCGGCTATAAGTGAAGCAAAAGTAAAGGGCGATATGGAATCGCTAGCTCACCTAATGCTGCACGAAAAACAGGTTAGAGAATGGGCAGCGGAAATGGAACGGCGCAAACAAGGTTTGCCAATCAGCGATGAACTGAAAGATTATCCGCATTATGTTGGAACAAGCGAAAATAACCAAGAAGAAGAGAATGAACCTGCCCCGGAAGAACCGGCTTATTTTCCCACAATTCCTAACAACTTGGAAGATTTAGGTTTGAATCGGGGTTTTGTATCGGAAATGCTATTGCGCTGCATTTATTTTAACGGTCGTATCACAGGAAATAAAATGGCTGCCCGCTTACGCATACCTTTCTACGGCATTATTCGAGAGTTGCTGGAAGAAATGCGGATGCAGGAATTACTAGATATCGGCGGGATGATTGGGTCAGGAGATGGCGGCTACGAATTTGTACTTACTCCTAAAGGAGTTCAGCGTGCCAGTGAACTGCTGGAAAAAACCGCTTACGCCGGAGCAATGCCCGTACCATTGGAAGAAGCGATAAAAGCCATTAAACTCCAGACCATTAAAAATGTAGTGGTCACTCATAAAAATATTCGCAAGGCTTTCGCCGATCTGATTATCCATGACTATGTATTAACCCAAATCGGTCCCGCTGTAAATTCCTGTTCTTCGGTCTTCTTATTTGGCGCGGCAGGCAATGGTAAAACTTCCATCGCCGAGCGCATCACGCGCCTGATGGGTGGCGATATTTACGTACCGCATGCTATCGAATCCGATGGGCAAATAATCAAACTCTACGACCCGATCAACCATGTGGCAGTGGATGATCCCACTTTGGATAAAAATTTGCCCTACGATGCGCGTTGGGTACGCATCAAACGCCCGGTGGTAGTTGTGGGCGGGGAGTTAACACTGGCAAGTCTCGACCTGATTTATAACGAAAATGCCAAAGTTTACGAAGCGCCTTTCCAGATGAAAGCTAACGGCGGTATCTTCTTGATTGATGACTTTGGTCGCCAGCAATGCCGCCCGATGGATTTGCTCAATCGCTGGATTGTACCACTTGAAAAACGCTACGATTACCTTACGCTGGTAACCGGTAAAAAAATGGAAATGCCTTTTGACCAGTTGATAGCCTTTAGCAGCAACCTTGACCCGATGGATATTGCAGATGAAGCCTTCTTGCGGCGCATCAAGTACAAAATCAACATCGGAGACCCAGACGAAAAGCAGTATCGCCAAATCTGGCAATTGGTCTGCAAGAGCAAGAAAATACCCTATGATGAGAAAGCGATTGACTACCTGATTGAACGGTATTATCTACCGCACAATCGCCCCTTCCGCATGTGTCAACCGCGTGACCTAGTTGATCAGATAGTTTCACTGGCGAAATACAATATGGAACCGCCACGCCTTACACCCGATTTGGTTGATAGCGCTGCCGCCACCTATTTTGTAGATACCAAAGGGCGAAACATGGTCACAATGGCAGGCGAGGGTCACAGTCAAATCCGCAAAGTAAGCTGA
- a CDS encoding AAA family ATPase codes for MELSLYQAQLSANHTHLFIPCPTVIILCGPSGSGKSTFATRNFPATWILSSDKLRGLISDNERNQESNKDTFDLLYNLLDTRLRYKRTTIVDSTALRVQTRRKLLQIAHRHDFAVLLLLIDAPEKLCRERDAARIDPPPVGAKVVAEQFKLYWEIEKTAQKEGFEQVIKLNQHEISNLQVEIVPLSLEKPEQRGPFDIIGDIHGCYDELCELLNKLGYQLENGVYQHPLGRRTIFLGDLINRGPKNLEVLRLVSAMVKTDNALFTPGNHCYALYKYFQQPDSVDSNNTCEWIERLSAKEYVEASELINALVKDAPPYMILNRNKLVVAHAGIEDHMIGKLTTRIFNFCLNGEILITPEGNKQRKNWAENYRGKPLVAYGHTPTTKLLPEFRNNTVNLDQGCVYGGRLSAMRYPEMEFIQVNAHAAYVERKKRGV; via the coding sequence GTGGAACTTAGCCTCTACCAAGCGCAATTATCAGCCAACCATACGCACCTTTTTATCCCATGTCCAACTGTAATAATTTTATGCGGACCTAGTGGCAGCGGTAAAAGTACCTTTGCCACTCGCAATTTTCCCGCTACTTGGATACTTTCCTCTGACAAATTGCGAGGGCTGATTAGCGATAATGAGCGTAATCAGGAAAGTAACAAAGACACCTTTGATTTGCTCTATAATTTGCTAGATACCCGATTACGCTACAAGCGCACTACAATAGTGGATAGTACGGCACTGAGAGTGCAAACCCGCCGGAAATTGCTTCAAATTGCTCACCGCCACGATTTCGCAGTTTTATTGCTATTAATAGATGCCCCCGAAAAACTCTGTCGTGAGCGTGATGCTGCCCGGATAGACCCACCGCCGGTAGGTGCAAAGGTAGTAGCAGAACAATTTAAGCTATATTGGGAAATCGAAAAAACCGCACAAAAAGAAGGCTTTGAACAAGTAATCAAACTAAACCAACATGAGATTTCCAACCTTCAAGTGGAAATCGTGCCACTCTCGCTAGAGAAACCTGAGCAACGCGGTCCCTTCGATATAATCGGAGATATTCACGGCTGTTACGATGAGCTTTGCGAATTGCTCAATAAACTTGGGTATCAGTTGGAGAATGGCGTTTACCAACACCCGTTAGGCAGGCGCACCATTTTTCTGGGTGATTTGATAAATCGCGGACCTAAAAATCTGGAAGTTTTACGGTTGGTAAGTGCTATGGTAAAAACCGATAACGCGCTCTTTACTCCCGGAAACCATTGTTATGCCTTATATAAATATTTTCAACAACCTGACAGCGTGGACTCCAATAATACCTGCGAGTGGATTGAACGTTTGAGTGCAAAAGAGTATGTGGAAGCAAGCGAATTGATCAATGCACTTGTAAAAGACGCACCACCATACATGATACTTAACCGAAATAAATTGGTGGTAGCGCACGCCGGTATCGAAGACCACATGATCGGGAAACTTACCACCCGTATCTTTAATTTCTGCCTGAACGGTGAAATATTAATTACACCGGAGGGCAATAAACAGCGCAAAAACTGGGCAGAAAATTATCGGGGCAAACCCTTGGTAGCCTATGGACATACGCCCACCACTAAACTCCTACCCGAATTTCGCAACAATACCGTAAATCTGGATCAGGGTTGCGTTTACGGTGGACGACTTAGCGCAATGCGTTATCCCGAAATGGAATTTATTCAGGTCAACGCTCATGCTGCTTATGTAGAGCGCAAAAAGCGAGGTGTTTGA
- the mce gene encoding methylmalonyl-CoA epimerase: protein MAINKIDHIGIAVKDLTSSLKFYEEALGLENIGFEVVEEQGVRVAFLTVGESKIELLEPLNEESPIAKFIAKRGEGIHHICLDVEDVPEALGELKERNLQLIDQQPRRGAHHKDIAFVHPKSSSGVLIELSMDGKD from the coding sequence ATGGCAATAAATAAAATTGACCACATTGGTATTGCAGTTAAAGATTTGACTAGCTCTTTGAAATTTTACGAGGAAGCCTTAGGGCTAGAAAACATCGGTTTTGAGGTAGTGGAAGAACAGGGCGTGCGGGTAGCTTTCCTGACTGTGGGAGAAAGCAAAATTGAATTGCTCGAACCTTTGAACGAAGAGTCGCCAATAGCCAAGTTTATCGCCAAGCGAGGTGAAGGCATCCATCACATTTGCCTTGATGTTGAGGATGTGCCAGAAGCTTTGGGCGAACTCAAAGAGCGTAATCTGCAACTTATTGACCAACAACCGCGACGGGGCGCACATCATAAAGATATTGCTTTCGTTCACCCCAAATCCAGCAGCGGCGTACTTATCGAGTTAAGTATGGACGGCAAAGATTAG
- a CDS encoding roadblock/LC7 domain-containing protein: MNRREELVGHLRKLQAAAPEIEASAVVSLDGLIIASNLPDAVEPDRVSAMSAALLALSMRISGELNRGLLEQVFIRGLDGDILLMAVGEDAVLTVISKREAKLGMVQYYMKRAARDIAKVLF, translated from the coding sequence ATGAATCGCCGTGAGGAGCTGGTAGGGCATCTTCGTAAGCTTCAGGCGGCTGCGCCTGAAATTGAAGCCTCGGCGGTGGTAAGCCTCGATGGGTTAATTATTGCCTCGAATCTGCCGGATGCTGTGGAGCCTGACCGGGTTTCCGCCATGAGCGCGGCTTTGCTGGCGCTTTCAATGCGCATTTCAGGTGAATTGAATCGTGGCTTGTTGGAACAGGTATTTATTCGCGGTCTCGATGGTGATATATTGCTAATGGCGGTAGGTGAGGATGCGGTATTGACCGTTATTTCAAAACGAGAAGCGAAACTAGGCATGGTGCAATATTACATGAAGCGGGCAGCGCGCGATATTGCGAAGGTTCTGTTCTAA
- a CDS encoding GTP-binding protein has product MQTVKMVITGAVAAGKTEFIKAISEIDVVSTERKATDETSLIKKETTVAMDFGRIAIADDLVLHLFGTPGQKRFDFMWEILSEGMLGLIVLIDSTRPDTFRETIRIIEFFTGYRKTPFIVACNKQDLENAWSPEDIRYSLRLSSDVKVIPCVSKDRDSVKKVLLELLYTILADAEED; this is encoded by the coding sequence GTGCAAACTGTGAAGATGGTTATTACCGGAGCAGTCGCAGCCGGTAAAACCGAATTTATTAAGGCTATTAGCGAAATAGATGTCGTTTCTACCGAGCGAAAAGCTACCGACGAAACCAGCCTGATAAAGAAAGAAACCACTGTAGCGATGGATTTCGGTCGAATCGCTATTGCGGATGATCTGGTATTGCACCTCTTTGGCACACCCGGTCAGAAACGCTTTGATTTTATGTGGGAGATTTTGTCAGAGGGGATGCTTGGCTTGATTGTGCTGATAGATAGCACCCGCCCGGATACCTTCCGCGAAACTATCCGCATCATTGAATTTTTCACTGGATACCGTAAAACCCCTTTTATTGTAGCCTGCAATAAACAAGACCTAGAGAATGCGTGGTCTCCAGAGGATATTCGCTACTCGCTTCGTCTTAGTAGTGATGTTAAGGTCATTCCTTGCGTGTCAAAGGATCGGGATAGTGTCAAGAAAGTTTTGCTCGAACTTTTATACACTATTCTGGCTGATGCGGAGGAGGATTGA